The Gemmatimonadales bacterium genome segment CTGATCCGCACGAGTGACCGTCCTCGCGGATACGGGTGCGCTGTTCGCGCTCGCGGATCGTCGCGACTCCTGGCACGGGCGAATGCGTCAGTGGTTGCTGCAGAATCGCGAGCCCATCCTCGTCCCGGTCACCGTGCTCTCGGAAGCGGCCTACCTGATCGGGACCCGCCTGGGCTCGGCGGTCGAGGAGTCGTTGGTGCGCACGCTCGCGGCGGGCGAACCACCGGTGGAGTCGATCGAAGCCGAGGATCTCTCTCGCGCAGCGGACCTGATCGCCGGCTACGCGGACCTGCCGCTCGGCTTCGTTGATGCCTCCATCGTGGCGCTCGCCGAGCGGCTGGACATCGGATCGATCGTGACCACCGACCGTCGCCACTTCGGCGTCGTGAGACCGGCGCACGTCGAGCGGCTCAGGCTACTGCCGTAGCTGGTGGAAAGGGACGAAGACCTCAGCTGAGGTACGATTCGCCCGGCTGCAGGATGACGACCTCCGCCCGCGTCCCGACCGACTTCCTGAACTCTTCCGGATCGGCCGCGACCACGGGGAACGTCCCGTAGTGCATGGGGATCGCGACCTTCGGCTGTACGAACTCGACCGCCCGTGCTGCATCCTCGATCCCCATCGTGTAGTTGTCGCCGATGCAAAGGAGCATCA includes the following:
- a CDS encoding PIN domain-containing protein, which translates into the protein MTVLADTGALFALADRRDSWHGRMRQWLLQNREPILVPVTVLSEAAYLIGTRLGSAVEESLVRTLAAGEPPVESIEAEDLSRAADLIAGYADLPLGFVDASIVALAERLDIGSIVTTDRRHFGVVRPAHVERLRLLP